Proteins encoded by one window of Streptomyces sp. NBC_01477:
- a CDS encoding glycoside hydrolase family 6 protein — protein sequence MTARVRARSRTLTVAAATAALAALTAAVPAHATAPGHPAAAPTTLFTPPANADANAQILDLARHWQLKDAAGLLAMSLTPQAVWLDGGTSPADTRKAVDRTATDAARRHALPVFALYNIPGRDCAQYSAGGAADTAEYQAWIDAVKAGIGDRPADVVLEPDSLALVPSDCGMDDAQGTMTAQRYAQIHYAVTALEPLSGTKVYLDAGHSGWHSINDIVPRLIAGGVDDATGFYLNISNYRSDSEIAWYGKLVSSCLAYVSAGGAASACPNQYWPVNDAQAWLDANVHTAPSAMKHYVADTSRNGQGPWVAPAGVYTDAQDWCNPPGRGLGARPTLSTGDPLQDARLWVKIPGESDGQCTRGTAGPNDPERGYQDPAAGKWFPQQALELVHNADPAVFPH from the coding sequence ATGACCGCACGCGTCCGCGCACGTTCCCGTACGCTCACCGTCGCCGCGGCCACCGCCGCTCTTGCCGCCCTCACGGCCGCCGTGCCCGCGCACGCCACGGCGCCCGGCCACCCCGCGGCCGCCCCCACCACGCTGTTCACCCCGCCGGCCAACGCGGACGCGAACGCCCAGATCCTCGACCTCGCGCGGCACTGGCAGCTCAAGGACGCCGCCGGGCTGCTCGCCATGAGCCTGACCCCGCAGGCCGTCTGGCTGGACGGCGGCACCAGCCCCGCCGACACCCGCAAGGCCGTGGACAGGACCGCCACCGACGCCGCACGCAGGCACGCGCTGCCGGTCTTCGCGCTCTACAACATCCCCGGCCGCGACTGCGCCCAGTACTCGGCGGGCGGCGCCGCCGACACCGCCGAATACCAGGCCTGGATCGACGCGGTGAAGGCCGGCATCGGCGACCGGCCCGCCGACGTCGTCCTCGAACCCGACTCGCTCGCCCTGGTGCCCTCCGACTGCGGCATGGACGACGCCCAGGGCACGATGACCGCCCAGCGCTACGCCCAGATCCACTACGCCGTGACCGCCCTGGAACCGCTCTCCGGCACCAAGGTCTACCTGGACGCGGGCCACAGCGGCTGGCACAGCATCAACGACATCGTGCCGCGGCTGATCGCCGGCGGCGTCGACGACGCCACCGGCTTCTACCTCAACATCTCCAACTACCGCTCCGACAGCGAGATCGCCTGGTACGGCAAGCTCGTCTCGTCCTGTCTGGCCTACGTCTCCGCCGGCGGCGCCGCGTCCGCCTGCCCCAACCAGTACTGGCCGGTGAACGACGCCCAGGCCTGGCTGGACGCCAACGTCCACACCGCGCCCTCCGCCATGAAGCACTACGTCGCCGACACCAGCCGCAACGGCCAGGGCCCCTGGGTCGCGCCGGCCGGCGTCTACACCGACGCCCAGGACTGGTGCAACCCGCCAGGACGCGGCCTCGGCGCCCGCCCGACCCTCAGCACCGGCGACCCGCTCCAGGACGCCAGGCTCTGGGTGAAGATCCCCGGTGAGTCCGACGGCCAGTGCACCCGCGGCACCGCGGGCCCCAACGACCCCGAGCGCGGCTACCAGGACCCCGCGGCGGGCAAGTGGTTCCCGCAGCAGGCACTCGAACTGGTCCACAACGCCGACCCCGCGGTGTTCCCGCACTGA
- a CDS encoding carbohydrate kinase family protein — translation MTTAPTGPAYDVLVVGGAGVDTIVLVDELAVPSGDFLGVPPIRDYVAHTGNGVALGFHALGLATKFIDFLGDDPQGRMILDRYAAAGLDFSHLPAPAGTPRSVNLVDREGRRFSFYDGRHPYGLRLPGSFYLPLLERARHVHISRSPHAEPVFADALRLGRTVSTDLHAWDGEDGSAHPWAYGADLVFLSAATVGERIPAVMRQILDQGRAALVVATDGAAGCQVMERGDSRPRHFPAVAPERPVVDSNGAGDAFLTAFLHARFSGAALEDCVLAGSVSGAYACGSPGTHEELISAAALAAAVGRAGGAGPGPAASVR, via the coding sequence ATGACCACCGCACCGACCGGCCCGGCCTACGACGTGCTGGTGGTCGGCGGCGCCGGGGTCGACACCATCGTCCTGGTGGACGAACTGGCCGTGCCGAGCGGCGACTTCCTCGGTGTCCCGCCGATCAGGGACTACGTGGCGCACACCGGGAACGGCGTGGCGCTGGGCTTCCACGCGCTCGGCCTGGCCACGAAATTCATCGACTTCCTCGGTGACGACCCGCAGGGCCGGATGATCCTGGACCGCTACGCCGCCGCCGGGCTGGACTTCAGCCATCTGCCGGCGCCGGCCGGCACCCCGCGCAGCGTCAACCTGGTCGACCGCGAAGGACGCCGCTTCTCCTTCTACGACGGCCGCCACCCGTACGGGCTGCGGCTGCCCGGCAGCTTCTACCTGCCGCTTCTCGAACGCGCCCGCCATGTGCACATCTCCCGCTCACCGCACGCGGAGCCGGTCTTCGCCGACGCCCTGCGGCTCGGCCGTACGGTCTCCACCGATTTGCACGCCTGGGACGGCGAGGACGGCTCGGCGCACCCGTGGGCCTATGGCGCCGACCTGGTCTTCCTCAGCGCCGCCACCGTCGGAGAGCGCATTCCCGCGGTCATGCGGCAGATCCTGGACCAGGGCAGGGCCGCCCTGGTGGTGGCCACCGACGGGGCCGCCGGCTGCCAGGTGATGGAGCGCGGCGACAGCAGGCCACGGCACTTCCCCGCCGTCGCGCCCGAGCGGCCAGTGGTGGACAGCAACGGCGCGGGCGACGCCTTCCTCACCGCCTTCCTGCACGCCCGCTTCTCGGGCGCCGCGCTGGAGGACTGCGTGCTGGCCGGATCGGTCTCCGGTGCCTACGCCTGCGGCAGCCCCGGCACCCATGAGGAGCTGATCAGCGCCGCCGCGCTCGCCGCCGCCGTCGGGCGCGCGGGCGGCGCGGGCCCCGGCCCCGCCGCGTCCGTACGCTGA
- a CDS encoding DUF6227 family protein: protein MDVEGADTAEPERSGGVPSEQLAGLLERADNGVAAARELGAVRFALMHYCGLQSCRHTKGPPRRMNRRTFRHSFLLPDGTVRVVWELEHDTGADALPHRSVFTEQEGLTLAEWEVDMAFGGTNGPQELPYDPRGGVIRPERGAEDLDALLAAGRPENALRRAYTEGDSAEHARRLLRRAANAGAPGSEVGIRLRAAIAHDISIVTRRSALVAGRHVSWSLYEHAFLLLDGSEVSLWEIDHTRTPSGDPVCEVYASQDAALDTAIRRIEAG from the coding sequence ATGGACGTGGAAGGCGCGGACACGGCAGAACCCGAGCGCTCGGGCGGTGTGCCGTCCGAACAGCTGGCCGGATTGCTCGAGCGGGCGGACAACGGCGTCGCGGCGGCACGCGAACTCGGCGCCGTGCGCTTCGCGTTGATGCACTACTGCGGTCTCCAGTCGTGCCGCCACACCAAGGGTCCGCCGCGGCGGATGAACCGGCGGACCTTCCGGCACAGCTTCCTGCTGCCGGACGGCACCGTGCGGGTGGTGTGGGAGCTGGAGCACGACACGGGCGCCGACGCTCTGCCGCACCGCTCGGTCTTCACCGAGCAGGAGGGGCTGACGCTCGCCGAGTGGGAGGTCGACATGGCCTTCGGCGGGACGAACGGCCCGCAGGAGCTGCCGTACGACCCGCGCGGCGGCGTGATCCGGCCCGAGCGCGGCGCCGAGGACCTGGACGCGCTGCTCGCGGCGGGCCGCCCGGAGAACGCTCTCCGGCGGGCCTACACCGAGGGCGACTCCGCCGAGCACGCCAGGCGGCTGCTGCGCCGGGCGGCCAACGCCGGGGCACCCGGCAGCGAGGTCGGGATCCGGCTGCGCGCGGCCATCGCGCACGACATCAGCATCGTCACCCGCAGAAGCGCGCTGGTGGCCGGCCGCCATGTGTCCTGGTCGCTGTACGAGCACGCGTTCCTGCTGCTGGACGGCAGCGAGGTGAGCCTGTGGGAGATCGACCACACCCGCACGCCGAGCGGCGACCCGGTGTGCGAGGTCTACGCGTCGCAGGACGCCGCGCTCGACACCGCGATCCGGCGGATCGAGGCCGGCTGA
- a CDS encoding ThuA domain-containing protein, giving the protein MPEHVAVFTATAGYRHDSIGAGVAALAGLAAAEGLSVRHTEDPRELERQLANRCAAVVFLSPTGEVLDDDARRALRAYVTGGGGFLGVHAATCAEYDWPWYGELTGARFTGHPAVQTAAVTVEDRDHPATAHLPREWEWTDEWYDFGASPRGAGVRVLASVDEGRYEGGTMGADHPLVWCRRVGAGRSFCTALGHSESAYADPDFRAHLRGALLWSAGRAHE; this is encoded by the coding sequence ATGCCCGAGCACGTCGCCGTGTTCACCGCGACCGCCGGCTACCGGCACGACTCGATCGGCGCGGGGGTGGCCGCGCTCGCCGGACTCGCCGCGGCCGAGGGGCTGTCGGTGCGGCACACCGAGGATCCGCGGGAGCTGGAAAGGCAGTTGGCGAACCGCTGCGCGGCCGTGGTCTTCCTGTCCCCCACCGGCGAGGTGCTGGACGACGACGCCCGGCGCGCGCTGCGGGCGTACGTCACCGGCGGCGGCGGCTTTCTCGGCGTGCATGCCGCGACCTGCGCCGAATACGACTGGCCGTGGTACGGCGAGCTGACCGGGGCGCGCTTCACCGGGCATCCCGCGGTGCAGACCGCCGCGGTGACGGTGGAGGACCGGGACCACCCGGCCACCGCGCATCTGCCGCGCGAGTGGGAGTGGACCGACGAGTGGTACGACTTCGGGGCGAGCCCGCGCGGCGCCGGGGTGCGGGTGCTGGCGTCGGTGGACGAAGGGCGGTACGAGGGCGGCACGATGGGCGCCGACCATCCGCTGGTGTGGTGTCGGCGGGTGGGTGCGGGCCGGTCGTTCTGCACCGCGCTCGGGCACTCCGAATCGGCCTACGCCGACCCTGACTTCCGTGCGCACCTGCGCGGGGCGCTGCTGTGGTCCGCGGGGCGCGCGCACGAGTGA